From Actinosynnema mirum DSM 43827, a single genomic window includes:
- a CDS encoding cytochrome P450 → MPNPTEQGTTDTADPIRALYDWGDHQRRTAPVVFDRGTGAWHVFTHAESERVLVDRRAFSSEFPAELSANDDLYEGNLALLDPPRHTELRALVSRRFAQRAVAGLTPLVDSLVTELLDALDAGGAHDGADFVDAFAYPLPATVIATLVGLPRSDVALMRRWSTAQLNERRTAAIEEEGSHQRSLSALAEIRAHLAPLLAERAQSDDPGEDLLTAIARAGADEAAMTTEEQLGFLRLVLSGGDMTSCSLLSSLVLALGEHPQLLDRVRAEPDLVPAVVDEVARTRPPFARVARWSTVDTELAGVPIPAGQLVLPWLTSANRDESVFPDAGAFVPDRTPNPHLSFGRGIHFCLGVHLAKLEAARALTALAERYERVEPLPGTPLDHFDPAGGVLALRSLPARLVRRR, encoded by the coding sequence ATGCCGAACCCGACGGAACAGGGCACCACCGACACCGCCGACCCGATCCGGGCGCTCTACGACTGGGGCGACCACCAGCGCAGGACCGCCCCCGTCGTGTTCGACCGGGGAACCGGGGCCTGGCACGTCTTCACCCACGCGGAGAGCGAGCGCGTCCTGGTGGACCGCCGCGCCTTCTCCAGCGAGTTCCCCGCCGAGCTCTCGGCCAACGACGACCTGTACGAGGGCAACCTCGCCCTCCTCGACCCGCCACGGCACACCGAGCTGCGCGCGCTGGTCAGCCGCCGCTTCGCCCAGCGCGCCGTTGCCGGGTTGACCCCGCTCGTCGACTCGCTCGTCACCGAGCTGCTGGACGCGCTCGACGCGGGCGGCGCGCACGACGGCGCGGACTTCGTCGACGCCTTCGCCTACCCGCTGCCCGCCACGGTCATCGCCACCCTGGTCGGGCTGCCCCGTTCGGACGTCGCGCTGATGCGCCGCTGGAGCACCGCGCAGCTCAACGAGCGGCGCACCGCGGCCATCGAGGAGGAGGGCAGCCACCAGCGCTCCCTGAGCGCGCTCGCCGAGATCCGCGCGCACCTCGCCCCGCTGCTCGCCGAGCGCGCCCAGTCCGACGACCCCGGCGAAGACCTGCTCACCGCGATCGCCCGCGCGGGCGCCGACGAGGCCGCGATGACCACCGAGGAGCAGTTGGGCTTCCTGCGCCTGGTGCTCAGCGGCGGCGACATGACCTCCTGCTCGCTGCTCTCCAGCCTCGTCCTTGCGCTGGGGGAGCACCCCCAGCTGCTGGACCGGGTGCGCGCAGAACCCGATCTGGTGCCCGCGGTCGTCGACGAGGTCGCGCGCACGCGCCCCCCGTTCGCGCGGGTGGCCCGCTGGAGCACCGTCGACACCGAGCTGGCGGGCGTGCCCATCCCGGCCGGTCAGCTCGTGCTGCCCTGGCTCACCTCGGCCAACCGCGACGAGTCGGTGTTCCCCGACGCAGGCGCGTTCGTCCCCGACCGCACCCCCAACCCGCACCTGAGCTTCGGCCGGGGCATCCACTTCTGCCTCGGGGTGCACCTGGCGAAGCTGGAAGCGGCGCGCGCGCTGACCGCCCTCGCCGAGCGCTACGAACGCGTCGAGCCGCTGCCGGGGACACCGCTCGACCACTTCGACCCGGCGGGCGGCGTGCTGGCCCTGCGCTCGCTCCCGGCCCGCCTCGTCCGCCGCCGCTGA
- a CDS encoding flavoprotein, with amino-acid sequence MSARAEIPPFTPRRLLLVVTGAIQAAHAPYWVTWLRGAYPDLEVRSVLTRSALRFTTEQAMSALTGHEAHLDEWPAGAPPRALHVDLAEWADAIIVHPASAHYVARAALGLADTPSLLVLHASSAPIAIAPSLPPGLEDNPVYRANLDLLARRPNVVVSATRQARSATTGRSDARGAAPLTTALRDVEELLRKLSEFSGKAAG; translated from the coding sequence TTGAGCGCGCGAGCCGAGATCCCGCCGTTCACCCCGCGAAGACTGCTGCTGGTCGTCACCGGCGCGATCCAGGCGGCGCACGCGCCCTACTGGGTCACCTGGCTGCGCGGCGCCTACCCCGACCTCGAAGTCCGCTCCGTTCTCACCAGGAGCGCCCTGCGCTTCACCACCGAGCAGGCCATGAGCGCGCTGACCGGGCACGAGGCGCACCTGGACGAGTGGCCCGCCGGGGCGCCGCCCAGGGCGCTGCACGTGGACCTGGCCGAGTGGGCGGACGCGATCATCGTGCACCCGGCGTCCGCGCACTACGTGGCCCGTGCCGCGCTGGGCCTGGCCGACACGCCCAGCCTGCTGGTGCTGCACGCCTCCTCCGCCCCCATCGCCATCGCGCCGTCGCTGCCGCCGGGCCTGGAGGACAACCCCGTGTACCGGGCGAACCTGGACCTGCTGGCCCGGCGCCCCAACGTCGTCGTCTCGGCGACCAGGCAGGCCAGGAGCGCCACCACCGGCCGTTCCGACGCGCGCGGAGCAGCTCCGCTCACCACCGCCCTGCGCGACGTCGAAGAACTGCTGCGGAAACTCTCCGAATTTTCCGGGAAAGCGGCCGGATAA
- a CDS encoding MaoC/PaaZ C-terminal domain-containing protein codes for MRSAGHDEDDRKTGEGRHVVGLAEVARWFQDNEGTDLGFGPWHEVAAPDVAAFADVTRDWQRIHFDTAEAAEGPYGGPVVHGFLVLALIPHLTSGLLDLRWTSLGVNYRLDRVRFPAPVRVGERVRARAWLGRARTRPRGYLELVLPVEVWAESATRAACTAEHTRLYRVAEDAELPDPARRGAVLDPRPEPGTEPTTTTGGAR; via the coding sequence GTGCGGTCCGCCGGGCACGACGAGGACGATCGGAAGACGGGGGAGGGGCGGCACGTGGTCGGACTGGCCGAGGTGGCGCGGTGGTTCCAGGACAACGAGGGGACGGACCTGGGGTTCGGGCCGTGGCACGAGGTCGCCGCGCCCGACGTGGCGGCCTTCGCGGACGTCACCCGCGACTGGCAGCGCATCCACTTCGACACCGCGGAGGCGGCCGAGGGACCGTACGGCGGGCCTGTGGTGCACGGCTTCCTGGTGCTCGCGCTCATCCCGCACCTCACCTCGGGCCTGCTGGACCTGCGGTGGACCAGCCTCGGCGTCAACTACCGCCTCGACCGCGTCCGCTTCCCGGCCCCGGTGCGGGTCGGCGAGCGGGTGCGGGCCCGCGCCTGGCTGGGGCGCGCCCGGACGCGTCCGCGCGGCTACCTGGAACTCGTGCTGCCGGTGGAGGTGTGGGCCGAGAGCGCGACCAGGGCCGCCTGCACCGCCGAGCACACCCGGCTCTACCGGGTCGCCGAGGACGCCGAGCTGCCCGACCCCGCCCGGCGCGGCGCCGTCCTGGACCCACGGCCCGAACCGGGAACCGAACCCACGACCACCACCGGAGGTGCCCGTTGA
- the lanKC gene encoding class III lanthionine synthetase LanKC — MTAAARQVYCFADRVFFETPDRWQRGDAPLRVATRSAPPGWVRTPKGFWTHLRPAGAVLPDQGWKVHVSARWQDVDAACDAVWDYCVREGVAFKHLASAETYLAVNSKYAPRPASGKLLTLYPVDEARLHRVLLDLERELADVRGPDVLSDLRWGASPLHVRYGAFVEAHCLDSSGEFVPALRGPDGELVPDRRRPFFEVPGWVAKPEFLANSPQFSKKSFPYRVSKALHFSNGGGVYLAERLSDGRGVVLKEARALTGLDRGRTDAATRLEREHRALVLLDGVPGVPACHGVVSAGGSDFLVVDHVEGVNLWVWMAKNHPMILFDEPDEATCRDYAERALELMDRVEAVLADVHARGLGFGDLHFGNVLVRPDGGISLVDFEMAHDLSDPDYTPDMGTMGFIAGKGARGARIDEYALAALRCALLFPLEKMRVFDPAKLEQQLAVIAERLGVAPERLDGVRATLSDPVLRPETPPELGSLPLEVDLDAAEPDWAEAIRSMRRAVLACATPERADRLFPGDSAQFRTGGATNLAHGASGVLWALAQTGHRSPEHEQWLLDAVRRGGDHPPGFCTGAHGVAHVLDHLGHHDAATPLLERATARTGELTAIGLATGLAGAGLNLLHFARSRDDRALRRAALLAADRLADALERTESTPDKAPTGGELKAGLMHGWSATALLFLRLHEDTGDPAHLDLARRALHRDLDKCVRTASGALQVEERGVRTLAYLDVGSAGIALVADELLAACHDERVERALPALLTACGSEFVLQPQLFTGRAGLITALERNRRRDPSLGGDHLVQRHLRRLAWHAVPYQGHLAFPGDFGLRLSTDLATGVAGVLVAVAATTTGACAPLPFLSPRPLPEAGASGGARSRAAATATA; from the coding sequence ATGACTGCTGCCGCTCGTCAGGTCTACTGCTTCGCGGACCGGGTGTTCTTCGAGACCCCGGACCGCTGGCAGCGCGGTGACGCGCCGCTGCGGGTGGCGACCAGGTCCGCGCCGCCCGGCTGGGTCCGGACGCCCAAGGGCTTCTGGACCCACCTGCGGCCCGCCGGGGCGGTCCTGCCCGACCAGGGCTGGAAGGTGCACGTCTCGGCCCGCTGGCAGGACGTCGACGCGGCCTGCGACGCGGTGTGGGACTACTGCGTGCGGGAGGGTGTCGCCTTCAAGCACCTGGCGAGCGCCGAGACCTACCTGGCGGTCAACTCCAAGTACGCCCCCAGGCCTGCCAGCGGCAAGCTGCTCACCCTCTACCCGGTCGACGAGGCGCGGTTGCACCGCGTCCTGCTGGACCTGGAGCGCGAGTTGGCCGACGTGCGCGGGCCCGACGTGCTCAGCGATTTGCGCTGGGGCGCCTCGCCGCTGCACGTGCGCTACGGCGCCTTCGTCGAGGCGCACTGCCTGGACTCCTCCGGAGAATTCGTCCCGGCCCTGCGCGGCCCGGACGGGGAACTGGTCCCGGATCGTCGGAGACCGTTCTTCGAAGTTCCCGGATGGGTTGCCAAACCCGAATTTCTGGCTAATTCTCCGCAGTTCTCGAAAAAATCTTTCCCGTATCGCGTGAGCAAAGCGCTGCACTTTTCCAATGGTGGTGGCGTCTACCTCGCCGAGCGCCTTTCCGACGGTCGTGGGGTCGTGCTCAAGGAGGCCCGCGCCCTCACCGGCCTCGACCGGGGCCGCACCGACGCGGCCACCCGGCTCGAGCGCGAGCACCGGGCCCTGGTCCTGCTCGACGGCGTGCCCGGCGTCCCCGCCTGCCACGGCGTGGTCAGCGCGGGCGGCAGCGACTTCCTCGTCGTCGACCACGTCGAAGGCGTCAACCTGTGGGTCTGGATGGCCAAGAACCACCCCATGATCCTGTTCGACGAGCCGGACGAGGCCACCTGCCGCGACTACGCCGAGCGGGCCCTGGAACTGATGGACCGGGTCGAGGCGGTCCTCGCCGACGTGCACGCCAGGGGCCTGGGCTTCGGCGACCTGCACTTCGGCAACGTCCTGGTCCGCCCGGACGGCGGGATCAGCCTGGTCGACTTCGAGATGGCCCACGACCTGTCCGACCCCGACTACACCCCGGACATGGGCACGATGGGCTTCATCGCGGGCAAGGGCGCGCGCGGCGCCCGCATCGACGAGTACGCCCTCGCCGCCCTGCGCTGCGCGCTGCTGTTCCCGCTGGAGAAGATGCGGGTGTTCGACCCGGCCAAGCTGGAGCAGCAGCTCGCCGTCATCGCCGAACGCCTGGGCGTGGCCCCCGAGCGCCTCGACGGCGTCCGCGCCACCCTGTCCGACCCGGTGCTGCGCCCCGAGACGCCCCCGGAACTGGGCTCGCTGCCCCTGGAGGTCGACCTCGACGCCGCCGAGCCCGACTGGGCCGAGGCGATCCGCTCCATGCGCCGCGCCGTGCTCGCCTGCGCCACCCCCGAGCGCGCCGACCGGCTCTTCCCTGGGGACTCGGCCCAGTTCCGCACCGGCGGAGCCACGAACCTGGCCCACGGCGCCTCGGGCGTGCTCTGGGCCCTCGCCCAGACCGGGCACCGCTCACCCGAGCACGAGCAGTGGCTGCTGGACGCGGTCCGCCGGGGTGGCGACCACCCACCGGGCTTCTGCACCGGGGCGCACGGCGTCGCCCACGTGCTCGACCACCTCGGCCACCACGACGCGGCCACCCCGCTGCTGGAGCGCGCCACCGCCCGCACCGGCGAGCTGACCGCGATCGGCCTGGCCACGGGCCTCGCGGGCGCGGGCCTGAACCTGCTGCACTTCGCCCGCTCCCGAGACGACCGGGCGCTGCGCCGGGCCGCGCTGCTCGCGGCGGACCGGCTCGCCGACGCGCTGGAGCGCACCGAGTCCACCCCGGACAAGGCGCCCACCGGCGGCGAGCTGAAAGCGGGCCTGATGCACGGCTGGTCCGCCACCGCCCTGCTCTTCCTGCGCCTGCACGAGGACACCGGCGACCCCGCCCACCTCGACCTGGCCCGCCGCGCCCTGCACCGCGATCTGGACAAGTGCGTGCGGACCGCCTCCGGCGCCCTCCAGGTCGAGGAGCGCGGCGTGCGCACCCTGGCCTACCTGGACGTGGGCAGCGCGGGCATCGCCCTGGTCGCCGACGAGCTGCTGGCCGCGTGCCACGACGAGCGCGTCGAACGCGCCCTGCCCGCCCTGCTGACCGCCTGCGGCAGCGAGTTCGTCCTCCAACCGCAGCTGTTCACCGGCAGGGCGGGGCTGATCACCGCGCTGGAGCGCAACCGCCGCCGCGACCCCTCGCTCGGCGGCGACCACCTGGTCCAGCGGCACCTGCGCAGGCTCGCCTGGCACGCCGTGCCCTACCAGGGGCACCTCGCCTTCCCCGGCGACTTCGGGCTGCGCCTGTCCACCGACCTCGCCACCGGCGTCGCGGGCGTGCTCGTCGCCGTCGCGGCCACCACCACCGGGGCGTGCGCGCCCCTGCCCTTCCTGTCCCCGCGCCCGCTCCCGGAGGCAGGCGCCTCGGGCGGCGCCAGATCGCGGGCGGCGGCCACCGCCACCGCCTGA
- a CDS encoding NAD-dependent epimerase/dehydratase family protein, producing the protein MSALRAGTSVNARSWAGRTVLVTGGLGFLGSHFTTELLASGAHVLCLHRGDRFGRLAELPRTSALRTARVDLHDERALAAAVDAHTPAVDAVVHCAALDGNAEFKLKNSARILDTNLRFTSNVLNCARERRVRDVVLVSSAEVYRTDDSAPVAEEHDYRSRMRYAPDGYYLSKVFGEVLAELYRDQFGMNLFLARPTNVYGPRDGFHAPSGRVVPSMMACLARGQDIEVWGDGRQTRSFVHAADVAKATLQMVAANRHRTFNIGTGESVSIADLAHAVAEALDVPGRVRFLFDRPTGPSARQLDVSRMAGVVDFTPRSLAVGLRETADWFRARGFAPGLAG; encoded by the coding sequence ATGAGCGCCCTCCGAGCGGGCACGTCGGTGAACGCGCGGTCCTGGGCCGGCCGCACCGTGCTGGTCACCGGCGGCCTCGGCTTCCTCGGCTCGCACTTCACCACCGAACTGCTCGCCTCAGGCGCCCACGTCCTCTGCCTGCACCGGGGGGACCGCTTCGGCAGGCTCGCCGAGCTGCCCCGCACCTCCGCGCTGCGCACCGCCAGGGTCGACCTGCACGACGAGCGGGCCCTCGCCGCCGCCGTGGACGCCCACACGCCCGCTGTCGACGCCGTGGTGCACTGCGCGGCGCTGGACGGCAACGCCGAGTTCAAGCTCAAGAACTCCGCCCGAATCCTCGACACCAACCTCAGGTTCACCTCGAACGTCCTCAACTGCGCCCGCGAGCGCCGGGTGCGGGACGTCGTCCTGGTCAGCTCGGCCGAGGTGTACCGCACCGACGACAGCGCCCCGGTCGCCGAGGAGCACGACTACCGGAGCCGGATGCGCTACGCCCCCGACGGCTACTACCTGTCCAAGGTCTTCGGGGAGGTGCTGGCCGAGCTGTACCGCGACCAGTTCGGCATGAACCTGTTCCTGGCCAGGCCCACCAACGTCTACGGTCCGCGCGACGGCTTCCACGCCCCCTCGGGCCGCGTGGTGCCCAGCATGATGGCGTGCCTGGCACGAGGCCAGGACATCGAGGTGTGGGGCGACGGCCGCCAGACCCGCTCGTTCGTGCACGCCGCCGACGTGGCCAAAGCCACTCTCCAGATGGTCGCCGCGAACCGGCACCGCACGTTCAACATCGGCACCGGCGAGTCGGTCTCCATCGCGGACCTCGCCCACGCGGTCGCCGAGGCGCTCGACGTCCCTGGCCGCGTCAGGTTCCTGTTCGACCGGCCCACCGGTCCCTCCGCCCGGCAGCTGGACGTCTCCAGGATGGCCGGGGTCGTCGACTTCACCCCGCGCTCGCTGGCGGTCGGGCTGCGTGAGACCGCCGATTGGTTCCGCGCGCGCGGGTTCGCCCCTGGCCTGGCGGGCTGA
- a CDS encoding glycosyltransferase: MRILIYTYGTRGDVQPYVALAVALNARGHHCVLSAPARFAGLAAAHGVEFAGRDDELIRFYLEDPEVQYSLAHQGSAEPGFRARGRRASTALRRTLVARLPHILRDTAAAAEGGADLVVAGHYQWELGQHIAEHLKAPLVMTSLWPTCLPSRRHPSEVVPFGGSLPPLLNRLSYLPLRWFQVGGAEVDRWRADLGLPKRRGRHDRSRTATGEPVPFVHGISPLVVPPAPDWPANAHTSGFWRLPPAPDWSPPPSLADFLDRDPKPVFIGFGSIVSRDPEDTARVIREAVSRAGVRAVVRLEANIDADALGPDVLPAGEAPYDWLFPRVAAIVHGGGVGTVNDALASGVPQVPVPHTSEQEVWCRIAHRLGVATEPFRQRDLDVDRLATALRAATGDEGLARAARSVGERVRAEDGAGTAAALVERYGLDRAATR, translated from the coding sequence GTGCGCATTCTCATCTACACCTACGGGACCAGGGGCGACGTCCAGCCCTACGTGGCGCTGGCGGTCGCGCTCAACGCGCGCGGGCACCACTGCGTGCTCTCGGCCCCCGCGCGCTTCGCAGGGCTCGCCGCCGCGCACGGCGTCGAGTTCGCGGGCCGGGACGACGAGCTGATCCGGTTCTACCTGGAAGACCCCGAGGTGCAGTACAGCCTCGCCCACCAGGGCAGTGCCGAGCCCGGTTTCCGGGCGCGGGGCCGCCGCGCCAGCACCGCCCTGCGCCGCACCCTGGTCGCCCGGCTGCCGCACATCCTGCGCGACACCGCCGCGGCGGCGGAGGGCGGCGCGGACCTGGTCGTCGCCGGGCACTACCAGTGGGAGCTGGGCCAGCACATCGCCGAGCACCTGAAGGCGCCGCTGGTGATGACCTCGCTGTGGCCGACCTGCCTGCCGTCCAGGCGCCACCCCAGCGAGGTGGTGCCCTTCGGCGGCAGCCTCCCGCCGCTGCTCAACCGGTTGTCCTACCTGCCCCTGCGCTGGTTCCAGGTCGGCGGCGCCGAGGTCGACCGGTGGCGCGCTGACCTGGGCCTGCCCAAGCGCAGGGGCAGGCACGACCGCTCCCGCACGGCGACGGGCGAGCCGGTCCCCTTCGTCCACGGCATCAGCCCGCTGGTCGTGCCACCCGCCCCCGACTGGCCCGCGAACGCCCACACCTCCGGATTCTGGCGGCTGCCGCCCGCGCCGGACTGGAGCCCGCCCCCGTCCCTCGCCGACTTCCTCGACCGCGACCCCAAGCCGGTGTTCATCGGCTTCGGCAGCATCGTCAGCCGCGACCCGGAGGACACCGCCCGCGTCATCCGCGAGGCCGTCTCCCGAGCAGGGGTGCGCGCCGTGGTGCGGTTGGAGGCCAACATCGACGCCGACGCGCTCGGCCCCGACGTGCTCCCCGCGGGCGAGGCGCCCTACGACTGGCTGTTCCCCCGCGTTGCCGCGATCGTGCACGGCGGCGGGGTCGGCACGGTCAACGACGCCCTCGCCTCGGGCGTGCCCCAGGTGCCCGTCCCGCACACCAGCGAGCAGGAGGTCTGGTGCCGGATCGCGCACCGGCTGGGTGTGGCCACCGAGCCGTTCCGGCAGCGCGACCTGGACGTCGACCGGCTCGCCACCGCCCTGCGCGCCGCGACCGGCGACGAGGGCCTGGCCCGCGCCGCCCGCTCGGTGGGCGAGCGCGTCCGCGCCGAGGACGGGGCGGGGACGGCCGCCGCACTGGTGGAGCGCTACGGCCTCGACCGGGCGGCCACCCGATGA
- the fabI gene encoding enoyl-ACP reductase FabI, with product MLKGKTVLVTGVITTASIAFHVAKHAQEAGARVVLTGYGRLSLVERMAARLPEPAPVLELDVTDERHLATLADRVGEHADRLDGVLHSIAYAPPSALGGGFLDTAWPDVATTLRTSTYSLQALTTSVLPLLRRGSDPAVVGLDFDASVAWPDYDWMGVAKAGLEATARYLARYLGPHGVRVNLVAAGPLRTTAAGAVTAPGRAAPPWADNAPLGWDEKDAGPAARACVALLSDWFPATTGEIVHVDGGAHAMGG from the coding sequence GTGCTCAAGGGGAAGACGGTGCTGGTCACCGGGGTCATCACCACCGCGTCCATCGCCTTCCACGTCGCCAAGCACGCCCAGGAGGCGGGCGCGCGGGTGGTGCTCACCGGCTACGGCAGGCTCAGCCTGGTCGAGCGGATGGCCGCCAGACTGCCCGAGCCCGCCCCGGTGCTGGAGCTGGACGTCACCGACGAGCGGCACCTGGCGACCCTGGCCGACCGGGTGGGCGAGCACGCCGACCGGCTCGACGGGGTGCTGCACTCCATCGCCTACGCCCCGCCGTCGGCGCTGGGCGGTGGGTTCCTGGACACCGCGTGGCCCGACGTGGCGACCACGTTGCGCACCTCCACCTACTCGCTCCAGGCGCTCACCACCTCGGTGCTGCCGCTGCTGCGCCGGGGCAGCGACCCCGCCGTGGTGGGGCTGGACTTCGACGCCTCGGTCGCCTGGCCCGACTACGACTGGATGGGCGTGGCCAAGGCCGGGTTGGAGGCCACCGCCCGCTACCTGGCGCGCTACCTCGGCCCGCACGGCGTGCGGGTGAACCTGGTGGCGGCCGGACCGCTGCGCACCACGGCGGCCGGCGCCGTCACCGCGCCGGGACGGGCCGCGCCCCCGTGGGCGGACAACGCCCCGCTCGGGTGGGACGAGAAGGACGCGGGCCCCGCGGCGCGCGCGTGCGTGGCCCTGCTCTCGGACTGGTTCCCCGCCACCACCGGGGAGATCGTCCACGTCGACGGCGGCGCGCACGCGATGGGCGGGTGA